From a region of the Daphnia pulicaria isolate SC F1-1A chromosome 1, SC_F0-13Bv2, whole genome shotgun sequence genome:
- the LOC124320894 gene encoding cytosolic Fe-S cluster assembly factor narfl-like: MFTTITKHKTTSMATSSRFSSIVQLTDLDDFINPSQECIKPAKTANVKQVTSAGSAKIQIGDDGTYTQINKEGQPEKLEKAQITLNDCLACSGCITSAESVLIGQQNHTEFLKLCKEIQLSSESRVYDKIVVGLSSQPILSFANKFQVSPIEARAKLSALFRQLGAAKVFDVESFADMCLVECGHDFVQRFREKSTNATSVPVLASACPGWICYAEKTHGSWILPHISEVKSPQQIAATFIKDLLPNELHTDASRIAVVMIMPCFDKKLEASRSDFLREDQQTKDVDFVITPVEIEQILEELDVEFTDLDSSHVDHLSKAEIPTWNIPSGSGSGGYAEHVLRFAAKELYDVTLEHITFQPVKNSDIREAFLEMDGQQVLSVAICNGFRNIQNLVQKMKRKKRTYDYVEVMACPSGCLNGGAQLRLESNETKILLSNLEILHTKIEKHDIDETKADDLSHAWLGKSSIEERLKRLRTNYHAVQKSTNALTVKW; encoded by the exons ATGTttacaacaataacaaaacacaaaacaacaagTATGGCTACCAGTTCAAGATTCAGCAGTATTGTACAGCTGACAGACTTGGATGACTTCATCAATCCTTCTCAA gaaTGCATTAAGCCTGCTAAGACAGCAAATGTAAAACAAGTTACTTCTGCTGGAAGTGCCAAAATCCAAATCGGCGACGATGGCACTTACACCCAAATCAATAAG GAAGGACAACCAGAAAAGTTAGAGAAAGCACAGATTACTCTCAATGACTGTTTAGCTTGCAG TGGATGCATAACATCTGCCGAGAGTGTGTTGATTGGCCAACAAAATCACACAGAATTCTTAAAGCTATGCAAAGAAATTCAGCTGTCTTCAGAAAGTAGAGTGTATGATAAGATTGTAGTGGGGCTTTCATCCCAGCCGATTCTTTCATTTGCAAACAAATTCCAAGTATCTCCCATAGAAGCAAGAGCTAAACTATCAG CTCTTTTTAGGCAACTTGGTGCTGCAAAAGTGTTTGATGTTGAATCATTTGCAGATATGTGCCTAGTTGAGTGTGGACATGATTTTGTTCAAAGATTCAGAGAAAAGTCAACCAATGCTACATCAGTTCCAGTACTTGCTTCTGCTTGCCCTG GTTGGATATGTTACGCGGAGAAAACTCACGGAAGCTGGATCTTACCGCACATTAGTGAAGTTAAGTCTCCACAGCAAATAGCCGCTACATTTATCAAAGATTTACTTCCCAACGAACTTCATACGGATGCTTCGCGTATCGCCGTCGTCATGATTATGCCGTGTTTCGATAAAAAATTGGAAGCGTCTCGTAGCGATTTTCTTCGCGAGGATCAGCAAACCAAGGATGTTGATTTCGTTATAACTCCTGTCGAAATCGAGCAGATACTTGAGGAACTAGATGTTGAGTTCACCGACCTGGATTCATCTCACGTTGATCATTTGAGTAAAGCAGAGATTCCGACGTGGAATATACCATCTGGATCCGGCTCAGGAGGTTATGCAGAGCATGTGTTGCGATTTGCCGCCAAAGAGCTTTATGATGTGACCCTGGAACACATCACGTTCCAGCCAGTTAAAAATTCGGATATCAGAGAAGCATTCCTTGAAATGGATGGACAGCAGGTTCTTAGTGTGGCAATTTGCAACGGATTCCGAAATATTCAAAATCTAGTTCAAAAAATGAAGCGGAAGAAGCGTACGTATGACTATGTCGAAGTCATGGCCTGTCCATCTG GTTGTCTAAATGGTGGAGCTCAATTGCGATTGGAATCTAATGAAACAAAGATACTTTTATCAAACCTAGAGATTCTCCATACGAAAATCGAAAAGCATGATATTGATGAGACGAAAGCTGATGATTTAAGTCATGCCTGGCTTGGAAAATCTTCGATTGAGGAACGATTGAAAAGGTTAAGAACCAACTACCACGCTGTGCAGAAGTCAACTAATGCTCTAACTGTTAAGTGGTAG
- the LOC124320893 gene encoding protein HBS1-like: protein MARHRNVRTMNYDEEYDGYDDVYGHSVEDDFASSPSMQHFLYDRNQEHQMSAYIQSDIPEEEEELTPEESKNGAGVSAPPRIPPLGELEQAQLYSCLDLLRDRMGDALSEQAGINAILAANFDAEKALDQLLRNSVPVSLKKVSKPTIREKTVPAIQVETIRGSVTKEEKIPVKVVPTKKVSTGFTVASNSSSVNVATESQSAKQESAVEETSRQLGFLRTPGATPRSTSPADREVTPFATPKSQSRSRESRLDAASEYVKERGGTKALLNLVVVGHVDAGKSTLMGHLLFRLGQVSAKQMHKYEQESKKLGKQSFMYAWVLDETGEERARGITMDVAQSQFETESKSITLLDAPGHRDFIPNMIFGAAQADVALLVVDATTGEFETGFESGGQTREHALLVRSLGVSQLGVVVNKLDMVGWSRDRFNEISARLGAFLRQAGYKEQDVFYVPVSGLSGENLTISSEPKLTEWYSGPTLLQAIDKFRPPERALNRPVRFVISDIFKSVVGSSGCCLAGRLESGMIQTTDKLLVMPLNEVIQIKNIAINDNSTGSCFAGDQVVLTVSGADLSDVSLGSVLCDPSQPIKVTSRIQARVVIFNVDIPITKGYPVVIHYQSLSEAATITKLIAQIHKSTGEVIRKRPRCLTKQTSGLVEIEISRPICMELYKDYRELGRFMIRASGTTIAAGLVTSIM, encoded by the exons ATGGCTAGGCATAGGAACGTTCGAACTATGAATTATGACGAAG AGTACGATGGTTATGATGATGTCTACGGCCACTCTGTTGAAGATGATTTTGCATCATCGCCGAGCATGC AACACTTCCTCTACGATAGAAATCAAGAGCATCAGATGTCTGCCTACATTCAGTCTGACAttcctgaagaagaagaagagttgacGCCAgaa GAATCTAAAAATGGGGCTGGTGTTAGTGCTCCACCTAGAATACCACCATTAGGAGAATTGGAACAGGCCCAATTGTATTCATGTCTGGATCTTCTTAGAGATAGGATGGGAGATGCACTGTCAGAACAAGCAGGAATCAATGCAATTCTAGCAGCTAATTTTGATGCTGAAAAGGCGCTTGACCAGCTGTTAAGGAATTCTGTTCCTGTTTCATTGAAAAAAGTCTCAAAACCAACaatcagagaaaaaacagTTCCTGCAATTCAAG TGGAAACAATCAGAGGATCAGtgactaaagaagaaaaaatcccagTGAAAGTAGTTCCTACCAAAAAGGTTTCGACCGGCTTTACGGTGGCTTCAAACAGTTCCAGTGTCAACGTTGCAACTGAAAGCCAATCAGCCAAGCAAG aatCGGCAGTAGAAGAGACAAGTCGGCAGCTAGGTTTCCTTCGAACGCCAGGGGCCACTCCAAGGTCTACATCTCCTGCAGACCGAGAAGTTACACCATTTGCCACTCCCAAATCTCAGTC GCGCTCGCGAGAGAGTCGGCTGGACGCCGCCAGTGAATACGTGAAGGAGCGCGGCGGAACCAAGGCGTTGCTCAATTTAGTTGTTGTCGGACATGTCGATGCGGGAAAGTCGACGTTGATGGGTCACTTGCTATTCCGGTTGGGCCAGGTTTCCGCCAAGCAGATGCACAAATACGAGCAAGAGTCTAAGAAACTTGGAAAGCAATCGTTCATGTACGCTTGGGTACTTGATGAAACTGGGGAAGAAAG AGCACGTGGAATTACAATGGACGTGGCCCAGTCGCAATTTGAAACGGAAAGCAAATCCATAACCCTTTTAGATGCGCCTGGACATCGAGACTTTATTCCTAATATGATTTTCGGAGCAGCACAAGCCGATGTTGCCCTATTGGTTGTCGACGCCACCACTGGTGAATTTGAAACAGGATTTGAAAGTGGCGGGCAAACTAGGGAACATGCTCTCCTCGTGCGATCTCTCG GTGTCAGCCAGTTGGGAGTc GTCGTCAACAAGTTGGATATGGTGGGTTGGTCACGTGATCGTTTCAATGAAATCTCGGCTCGCTTGGGTGCCTTTTTAAGACAAGCCGGCTACAAAGAGCAGGATGTATTCTACGTTCCTGTTTCCGGGCTCAGCGGAGAGAATCTCACCATTTCTAGCGAGCCCAAACTCACCGAGTGGTACAGCGGACCGACTTTGCTTCAAGCTATCG ACAAATTTCGACCACCGGAACGTGCTCTAAATCGACCTGTTCGCTTCGTGATCAGTGATATCTTTAAAAGTGTGGTCGGTAGCTCCGGTTGTTGCTTGGCCGGTCGACTTGAAAGCGGAATGATTCAAACCACTGATAAACTTCTAGTAATGCCTTTAAACGAAGTCATCCAAAtaaaaa aTATCGCCATCAACGACAACTCAACGGGGTCATGTTTCGCCGGCGACCAAGTGGTGCTGACTGTGAGTGGTGCTGATCTCAGTGACGTCAGCCTTGGCTCTGTTTTGTGCGACCCCAGCCAGCCAATTAAAGTGACTTCACGCATTCAAGCCCGTGTGGTGATATTCAACGTCGACATCCCCATCACCAAAGGCTATCCG GTGGTGATTCATTATCAATCCCTGTCTGAAGCAGCTACGATCACCAAACTAATTGCCCAGATTCACAAGAGCACCGGTGAAGTGATTCGAAAACGACCTCGATGCTTAACGAAACAAACCAGCGGTCTggtggaaattgaaatttctcgTCCCATCTGCATGGAACTTTACAAAGATTACAGGGAACTGGGTCGATTCATGATCCGGGCAAGCGGTACGACCATCGCCGCCGGGCTCGTCACGAGTATCATGTGA
- the LOC124339221 gene encoding uncharacterized protein LOC124339221 yields MCQIVSGNRGGDVDDLPITSLPTRRLPRRPNFVIGSSKDIMLCPVMSKISFPPGSRPAASGADSFQPAPPPPPSVQFSTTSSEDEEHSCVICSQFIKEEAGAGKQEPQNAEVTLENVFKVLRRSTQPAHLLVMSAVIALAMLFYPRSKSSLVVIQPTADSTLWPLLYLSSFSILFGAQMWMTFVSGLVLLFILPRHTFACVQSALFPKYMILNGVTALAVLISFVQTKKFWSSQENYQVVGLIFNCLCPLIARIIVVPSLLERIRAKVILERAAGHGPEAGPRLTSTTDALLKQCPTYSRTCQRFRQLHAIVAIVNIVTLACNAFHLYYLASKISFHH; encoded by the exons ATGTGCCAGATTGTCAGTGGCAACCGAGGGGGTGACGTCGACGATTTGCCCATCACGTCACTGCCGACTCGTCGTTTGCCCCGTCGGCCTAACTTCGTCATTGGCAGTTCCAAGGATATCATGCTCTGTCCGGTGATGAGCAAAATCTCTTTCCCGCCCGGCAGCCGACCGGCCGCATCAGGAGCCGACTCGTTTCAACCAgctcctccgccgccgccgtccgTCCAGTTTTCGACGACCAGCAGCGAAGATGAGGAGCATTCTTGCGTCATCTGCTCCCAATTCATCAAGGAGGAGGCCGGTGCCGGCAAACAAGAGCCGCAAAACGCCGAAGTCACGCTGGAAAACGTGTTCAA GGTTCTCCGGCGCTCGACTCAACCGGCCCATTTGCTCGTCATGTCGGCCGTCATAGCCTTGGCTATGCTATTTTACCCTCgtagtaaatcgagcttggtTGTAATCCAACCGACGGCCGACTCTACACTGTGGCCGCTTCTCTATCTCTCCTCATTCAGCATCTTGTTCGGCGCTCAAATGTGGATGACATTCGTTTCAG GCCTGGTTCTGCTCTTCATTCTGCCGCGTCACACGTTCGCCTGCGTCCAGAGCGCTCTCTTCCCAAAGTACATGATTCTCAACGGAGTGACTGCCCTGGCCGTCCTCATTAGCTTCGTCCAGACCAAGAAATTCTGGTCGTCACAAGAAAATTACCAG GTTGTGGGCTTGATTTTCAACTGCTTGTGCCCGCTGATTGCCCGCATCATCGTCGTGCCGAGTTTGCTCGAGCGCATTCGAGCCAAAGTGATTCTGGAGCGGGCCGCCGGACACGGGCCGGAAGCCGGGCCGAGGCtgacgtcgacgacggacgCTCTACTCAAACAGTGCCCCACTTACAGCCGAACGTGCCAACGCTTTCGCCAGCTCCACGCCATCGTGGCCATCGTCAACATCGTCACGCTCGCCTGTAACGCCTTCCACTTGTACTATCTCGCCTCTAAAATCTCTTTCCATCACTAA